A region from the Lycium barbarum isolate Lr01 chromosome 8, ASM1917538v2, whole genome shotgun sequence genome encodes:
- the LOC132608019 gene encoding uncharacterized protein LOC132608019: MEKTRVVAAAANEVPAPATGVAAYGKGQAARATVRGGGQARVPEPAGLPPLTWTEFYQVFLDKYVPRTLRDRRRDEFNNIEQGNLSVAAYEAQFHLLSRYALQLVPTEEERVRIFVKGFSTALQLSALQLAAIGDLFQEVVHHLRTVEGVRQEVLMQENKVISYVSRQLKNHEKNYPTHDLELAVVVFTLKIWRHYLYGSHCGRDLNSRQRRWMKLLKDYDIIILYHPGKANVVADALCRKSTSIGSLVRLIASERPLAREVQTLANSFMRLEVSNSGRVLACAEARSLFLEHIKARQFENASLSKIRDKVLHGEDKESVINDEGALRVKRRICVSCVDLIKTILAEAHNSRYSIHPDTHGDVKNGPKKESFCILVLDVAQDPRGFQEPQAWQTPEKAQDYP, from the exons ATGGAAAAGACTCGTGTGGTGGCAGCAGCAGCTAATGAGGTACCCGCGCCGGCCACTGGGGTTGCAGCATATGGTAAAGGACAGGCCGCTAGGGCCACAGTTCGTGGAGGAGGCCAGGCCAGGGTACCAGA ACCAGCAGGATTACCTCCACTGACTTGGACAGAGTTTTATCAGGTGTTTCTAGATAAATATGTTCCTCGTACCTTAAGGGATCGCAGGCGTGATGAGTTCAACAACATTGAGCAGGGTAATTTATCTGTGGCTGCTTATGAGGCTCAGTTTCATTTGTTGTCTCGCTATGCCCTCCAGCTTGttcctactgaggaggagagggtTAGGATATTTGTGAAGGGGTTCAGCACTGCCCTTCAAttgtcagctcttcagcttgcagCCATAGGTGATCTTTTTCAGGAAGTGGTGCATCATCTTAGGACTGTCGAGGGAGTTCGGCAAGAGG ttttgatgcaggaaaataAGGTGATTTCTTATGTATCCAGACAGCTGAAGaatcatgagaagaactatcctactcatgatttggagttggcagtGGTGGTGTTCacattgaagatttggaggcactacctCTATGGTTCCCATTGCGGG AGGGATCTAAATTCTAGGCAACGGAGATGGATgaagttgcttaaggattatgacattATTATCTTATACCATCCTGGCAAGGCAAACGTGGTGGCAGATGCCTTGTGCAGGAAATCAACTAGTATAGGGAGTTTGGTTCGTTTGATTGCGTCAGAGCGTCCATTGGCcagggaggttcagactctagctaaTAGTTTCATGAGGCTTGAGGTGTCTAATTCAGGCAGGGTATTGGCTTGTGCTGAGGCGAGATCCTTGTTTCTGGAGCATATTAAGGCCAGACAATTCGAGAATGCGAGTTTGAGTAAGATTCGCGATAAAGTCTTACATGGTGAGGACAAGGAATCCGTTATTAATGATGAGGGTGCCTTGAGAGTTAAGAGGCGTATTTGTGTTTCATGTGTTGATTTGATTAAGACAATTTTAGCGGAGGCTCATAattctagatattccattcatcctg ACACCCATGGAGATGTTAAAAATGGCCCAAAAAAGGAAAGCTTTTGCATTCTCGTTCTTGATGttgcacaagatccaaggggtttccaggaaccccaggcatggcaaaCACCAGAGAAGGCTCAAGATTATCCTTGA